TGCTTGGGGATTGTTTGTAATTAGAGTACGCGGAGTTTCTAAACCAAGCGATCGCGCAATTTGTAATTGTAACTGCTTGTGTTCTGCACGGCGAATATGGGACACGGAGTCAAGGTGAAAAACATTGAGACTGGCAATTGCCCCCAAAATTGTAGCTTGCGACTCTTGAACTGAGGCTTGGCGTAGTTGAGTATCCATCGTTGTGGGAATCCTTGCACCCATGCGAATGCGTCGATACCAAACTGCGGAGACATCTTGTAAATTGAGTTGGTTTGCACCATCAATTAGTACGAACCTTTCCGTTCCCAGTCCGAAATAAATCTCTAACTGTGTCTGCGTCGGAAAGCGATCGGTATCAAAGCGAAATGCCTTTCCACCTTGAGCTGCGATCGCATCCATAACTAAGGAAATACCCTCATGATCTCGACTATGAGTCACGATCAAAACTGTCATATTGTTATACTCCAATTTGCGATCGCTAACTCGTAATTCGTAGCTGTTACTCTCTACAGCATGACTTGATAATTATTTTCTATCATTAAGCTAAGTGCTTGTACTTAGAGTTAATAAATTACGAATTACGGCTTACAAATTATTTCTTGTAATAATCAGAGATTGATGGAAACTTTGGAAACTCAGGCATAGATGGCATTTTGGGTACATCGATCGATGGGAATTCATAACCTTTATTACCACCGTCAACGTCAACGTCAGATGGATATGCTAGCGTTGTTGCATATTCGTTACCACCACTCACAGATGCCATTTCTGCTTCTGAAAGTTCTGCTCCAAATTGTCCTTCTAGAAAGTGGGCGAAAAAAGGAATTGGTGAATTTAAATTTCGTGAATTCATGTCAGACATAGGTTTTATTTACCTCCGATTGTTTAATTCAAGTTACAGTAATAGCTCAGCAAACTCTTATCAAAAGAATTTAGAATTATAGTCGTAGAACTATGAATGACAAACCCCACAGACAAATCTACGGGGCTGAAAACAGAAAAATCTAATTTTTTCACGCCTTATATGGGTTTGAAAGCATTCAACTTATTCTGAATTTCAAATTCTAAATTTTTAAGTTGTATTGCTAAGCTTTAGTTAGCAACCTATACTCACCACTTCATCCAGCAGTATAGAGGTTACGCACACCTTTACAAAAATTTATTTAGGGTATACAAAAACGCATGGGTATGGTCGGATATCAGATATTGTCAAGGGCGGGTTTTGACCAAAGATTTCTTGCCGTCAGCCGTAAATCTTTTGCTAAACCCGCCCGTACAAGAGTCAGGAGCCGATTGGTAATTGCCCCCAGCCCCCTCAGCTCCCTCAGCTTCCCCAGCTCTCTTCTCTAGGGTACTTCAATCGGAATCAAAGCATTCTCAGGTAAATACTGCTGGAATCTACCCTCGTCCGCCAATACTAAAACTAAGCGTAAAGGGTAATCAGGTGGCATTTGCAGATCTGCCCAAGGAACTGCGACTTCTAAACAACGCTCCAACGCTACTTGAGCGCGACTGGCGCGGGGATGCCATTGATAGTGTTCTCCCGCCTCTTGAAAGTGAACCGATTGTGTCAGTAAGTTAACTTCCAAGCGATGGTGAAACATATAGTTCATTGGCGATTGCTCTGGCAAGTCTACCAAAGGTGCGGGGCTGTTATGCATGGTGCGATCGGGATAGAACCAGAGTAAATTGAGTTCTGGTGGCAAGTCCTGACCTGGCTTTGCTCCTGTTTTGAAATCTAATCTGAGATAGAAATTTAGGTGATCTACCCCATACCAAATGCGCTGTACCGTGCTGCTTTGATGCATCGTTCCCCGCGCTCCCCCAACTTCTAAGCGTCCGGCTTTGTCCCAGTCTTGCTCGTCGCCCATGCCATCAATATTAGGATGAATGAAGCTTTGGGGGCGATGGTCGGCTGGAGCAGCATGAATTTCCACCGGACGCAACAGCACTGGAGGAACGGGTTGATTTAAGGCTTGATAAATACCACACAAATGCTCTCGAAATAACTGGTCGAAGATAGCATCGTGATTGGAGGAATGACCTTCACCAAACCACCAAAACCAATCGGAACCCTCAGCAGCGTACAAAGCTTCCCAAACTTCGGGGTTATTCTCTTCTGTCGCCTCTGGATGCTGTGCCAATACCTCTCTCGCTGCTGCTAGCAAGTCCCAAGCTCGATTTTTTGCCGGGTCGCCAATCCAAGTGGTAAAGCTGCCATCTACCCAGGAACCGCTGTGTAATTTCTCACCTGGAATTGTTGCAGTTGGGGGAAAAGCGTCGATAAATTCCGAGACGGTGACGAGTTTGATATGAGGATGGTTGCTGAGAGTTTGATATAAGTTTTCTAAGAAGGGTTTGCCATCTTGAGGATAGTATTCCCAGCAGTTTTCTCCATCTAATGCAATCGTGACGAGCCAAGGTTGTTCTAAGCTAGTCCGATCTCCTTCTTGGTGATGTTTGAGCTGATGGGCGATCGACTCCAAATGTCCCACCAAATCTGCTGCGGCGCGTTTAGGTGGCATCGACCCATAGGTAAAACCAATTAAATCAGACAGTCGATGATCGCGAAAGACAATAGATAAATCTCCCGCTGCTGTCTGCAAGCGATAGGGACGGTATAACAATTCTGGTTCGATGACATTTCCCGCCCCGTCACGGTGGAAAAAGTGCTTGAGCGTCCACCCTAAAACGGCTTCATCAGAGACGATCCAATTAAATCCTTGCTTGATAATATAGGGGAGAATTTCAGGGCTGACAGACTGTTCGGAGGGCCACAAACCCCTGGGTACTTGTCCAAAGCGGTCTTCGTATAACTCCCATGCTTTTTGCAAGTGACGCGGAATATCTTCTGCCCACTGAAAGCGGTAGTTAGGCAGATCCATATTCGGTACGGCAACCCGACCGGAGTTAGTATCGGCAAGTAAAGGCAGAATTGGATGAGTATAAGGCGAGGTAGTAACTTCTAATTGCCCCGTTTTTTGCATGTGGCGATGTTGGGGGACAATCCGACTGATAATTTCCCTTTGTTTAGAATAAATCCGCTGGCGATCGCTTAAAGTAAAACCCCGACCTTGCTGCAACCATTGAGCAATTTCGGGGTCGTCCCAAAAAATTGGATCGATCCAAACTAAATTATGCCAAGCCAGTAGATCGCCGTAATCTTCCTTCTGCCAATTGTCTAAACACCAAGCTGCACCGCGTTCCTGCCGTTGATGGTACAACTCTGCATAACGGGGGTGGGGATCGATCAGGGTATGATGGTTGGCATCAAAAAAGTTAGCAATAATAAATTGTTGCTGCTCCCTTTGCAGTTGCTCTGTAGGTGTCAAGCTAACTGTCAGATATGGATCGAAAGCAGTCCCAGCAATGTAATCTTCTAGTTGCAGAATCAGAGAAGGAACGAGGTTAACCGTTTGATGTAACTTAGGATAACGCTCTAGAATTAACACCAAATCCAGATAGTCTTTTGTCCCGTGCAACCTGACCCACGGCAAGCGATACTGATTGGATGTAGAAGCAGAACTGCGATCGCGACTTTTATACAGTGGTTGGTGCTGATGCCAGACGAATGCAACGTATAAAGGATGGGGCATAGGTATCGATCGGTAGTTGGTAGTTGGTAGTTGGTAATTGGTAATTGGTAATCGGTGGTAGACGCTACACGGAGTGAAGACAGTCAACCGTCAACCGCGAACTGTCAACCATTAACCCATTACCCATTACCCATTACCCATTACCTCATCGCTAGATTACTTGTTCGACTTCAGCGATTTCGGGGATCATTTCCCGCAAACGGCGCTCGATTCCCATTCTCAGAGTCATGGTAGAACTAGGGCAAGAACCACAAGCTCCTTGTAACCGCAACCGCACGATTGGACCGTCGAGTTCGACGAGTTCTACGTTGCCACCATCTGACATCAGATAGGGGCGCATTTCATCCAAAACTGTTTCTACATTATCTGTTGTAAGTTCCATAGAATTAGACCTTTGTTTAACAAACTTGCTAAAACGATCCTAGCTCTAGTCAGTTGTCAGTTATCAGTTGTCACAGAAGAAAGGTAACAGGGAACAGTAACTAATTACCAACTACCAACTACCAACTACCAACTAAACAGCAACAGCCTCTAGTAGTTTGATATTAGAGAAGTTAAACTCAGTTTTAATTCGTTCTTGTTGCTGATAGTCTTCTACGGTTTGCTTGGTCATGACGTAATAGTCACCAAATTTTTCGTAAAAGTCTTGAAACTTTAATACCTTGATGACTTCGTTAGTTTGGGGATTGCGGAACACCGCATCGTAGCGACTAGCTACGTACCCTCCGCCTGTATCTAAGCTATCGTGAGTATCGATGACAAAAGCCATGCGACCCATAACGCGGCTGACTTGGCAAATCTCCGTACCGCGCACTTTATAGTTAGAACCCATAGCATCGCCTTTGACCAGGATTTCTACTGCGCCACTGTCATCGAGTTTACCGAGGCTAAACTCATTTTTGCCGTGAGACTGCTCGAATTGCGATCGCTTGCGGTGAGTAACAATATCTCGTAGCTGCGTATAAACGCTTTCTTGTACTTTTTCGTCTTCTATGCCTGTAACTTCTACGCTCAAATCGCGATTTATCCGAATTCTACCCGTGTAGACTTCATTACCTTGCGTCAATTGCACGTCTGCGCTGTAACCAGGAAAGTTTTCATCCCAGGTATAGCGGTTTTCATAAGCCGTCTTGAATAAGTCTCGCGCACTTGTTTGCTCTGTCATGGCATTGTTGTGACTTCACCTTTTACAGTGTAGTCCGAATGAGGAGTGAGGAGCGAGGGAAAGAGAGTAGTGCGTGGTGTGTGGTGTGGTGCGGTGTGGTGCGTGATAAAAGGGTGTAGGGTGTGGAGATTGTAAATTTCTTTCTCTCTAACTCCTCACTCCTCGCTCCTCACCCCTCACTCCCCATCTCCCAGTCCTAATACCATCAACGGCTCTTGATACAAAGGGACTGTAAAGGTAACTGTGGAACCGAGTCCCTCACCCATACTGTAAAAATTGACCGTTCCCCCCATAGCTTCAACTAGCTTTTGGGATATTGTTAATCCCAAACCAGTACCACCATACTGCCGCGTGCGAGAGCCGTCTACTTGGCTAAAGGATTGAAATAGTTTATCTTGCTTATCTAAAGAAACACCAATGCCCGTATCGGCAACACGAACTTTCACCATTCCCGGTAGGACTTGATTTTGAAAAATGGTTTTTTTCCGGGTGATATCCGCACTAATGGTGACTCCGCCTTCATGGGTAAATTTGATCGCGTTCCCGACCAAATTTAGCATCACTTGCAATAGCCTTTGGTAATTACCTAAGACAATAATTTCATCTGCCGTAGGTGGTAATTGGATCTGCAAACTTAAATTTTTCTGCTCGGCTTGGGTTCTGGTAAAGTCTTCGAGATCGCTAAATAGCTCGTTGAGTCTAACTTGACCTAACTCCAAATCCATTTTGCCTGCTTCAATTTTGGCAATATCTAGAATGTCGTTAATGATATTGAGCAGGTGCAAGCCAGAGCGATAGGCTTCTTGGATAAATTCTTCCTGTTCTTCAGGATCGTCTGCCATCCCCTCCAGCACTAACTTTAAAAATCCCAGCATTCCATTGAGCGGCGTGCGGAGTTCGTGGGAAGTGTTAGCGAGAAATTCGCTTTTAAGGCGAGAGGCTTCTTCTGCTTGTTGGCGAGCTTCTTCTAGCTGCTTGTAGAGAGTAGCATGGGCGATCGCCGTACCAATTTGATCGGCTAAATCTCGGACTAACTCGATTTCTTCCGTCGTCCACTGGCGTAAGCGAGGGATCGGATGCAACATCGAATTACTGTGAGTCTGTGGTTGAAGGCTGCGTTCGCAATGCTGCAAGCAAATTAAGCCGTTAGGCTTATCGCGATCGACCGTTGCTAATAGTAAGATTGATTGTTGAAACTGGGGATTTTCTGTCTTTTCGATCGCCACAGGTGCAAGAGTCTCTAAAGCCTGACAGTAACCTGGTTCGTGCATGATATCAATTGATTGACCCAGCATCGATCGCACTGCCATTTGGCGATACTCAGCTACCACTTGTAAATGGAGATCTTCCGGTCTATACGAGCAGATAATACAATGACTGACACCCAAGGCTTGACCCAAACTTTCTACAGTTTGCTGCCAAATTGTATTTAGATCTAACGTGCGGCGGATGTTACGCGCAATTTGACTGAGAAGCTTTTTAGACGAAACTGAACCGAGCGATCCCATTGCCGTAGTCGCCAATTCCGAATAGACATCGGCTACCACTTCGTTGTCTATTTCTTCTAAGTGTCGCCCTATGACTAAAACAGAAGTAGCCGATCCCGTTGCGGGTAAAATTGGGCTAATTGCCAACTCAAATCCAAACAATTTTTGTCCGTAGCGAAATACACAGTGACAGCGTTCGGGAACAAGACTTTCCAAAATCCTTTGCACCCGTCTTAAGTAGGGAGTTGGATCTAAAGGTCCAAATGTCTGTTCTAAAGATTGTCCTACAATCCGCTCTTGCTGCAAACCTACACTATCGGCTTGTTGCCATGAGAAATAAAGATAGCAACCCGAGCTATCCTGTACGTAGGCTAATTCAGCTCCTAGAGATGATAGAGAGCCGCTGGAATTCATACCAAATGACTCGAATGAAGATGTGAAAGCTGGCTGATGGGAATCTGTATTAGCACTCATTACTAAAGATAGTTCGACACAGCGCAAGTCGAATGACTCGACAAACATTTGCTTCGAGTTTGGCACAAAACCTGATAGATTGGGAATTTTGCTTGGTGTCGCCAGCAATCTACCAAGCACTCTAGTCAAGAGAGCGTTACCAAGTTAGATGAAAACTGTTAATCGTTCCACTCACCGCGCGGTGGTACGGGTGTACGAGGGATCGTACGGGTTAGTTCATCATCTCGCTGCGTTTCACCGCGCAACCATTGACGGATCGCGACTTCAATCACTTTACTCGGATCGTTAGTTAAATGCTGAATTTGATCGACGAGTTCCGAATCTAAATGAATAGAGAGTTTTACCTTGTCGAGGTTTGCGTCTGATGTATCGATGTTGTCATTCATAAGCGCTAAACGGTAATTGATTTAGCAAACGTAACTTTTGCCATGCTTGGCTTGCAGCTCTTCCTGCGCAGCTATCTAAACTAGAACAGGACTTTTGCGGCGCTACTCAATGGCGATCGCGTCCGAATAGGTCTATTGTAAGCGCGATCGGCGACCAGTTAGCAGTGACTAGTGGCTGGTGACTAGTGACTAGATGAAGAATCCTACTACTAGCTGCAACGACACACAAGGTTAGTTCAAGATGATGCTTGTCAAATGCTTTTGGGCAGAGGGTCGAGTTTGGCTAACGTCATGTGTCAATCCAACTAGCCGCCAGCCACTAGCCACTTCCTACTCCCTCAATAAAAGATTAAAATGCGTTAAGTACGATCGCTATTTGCTTGCTGCTAAATCGTAAAAAATATGACAGATGTTTCCGCCGAACGCATTCGTAATTTTTCTATTATCGCTCACATCGATCATGGGAAATCAACACTAGCCGATCGCTTGTTGCTGACAACTGGTACGGTTGCGGAACGGGTGATGAAGCAGCAGTTTCTTGACAATATGGAGTTAGAACGAGAGCGCGGCATTACGATTAAGTTACAAGCGGCTCGGATGAACTATCAAGCAAAGGACGGAGAAGCTTACGTCCTGAATTTAATTGATACCCCAGGACACGTTGACTTTTCTTATGAAGTGTCTCGCTCTTTAGCAGCGTGTGAGGGAGCATTATTAGTTGTCGATGCTTCCCAAGGAGTAGAGGCGCAAACTCTAGCAAATGTCTACTTAGCCTTGGAGCATGACTTAGAAATCATTCCCGTATTGAATAAAATTGACTTGCCAGGGGCAGAACCAGAACGGGTGATTGAGGAGATCGAACAAATTATTGGCTTAGATTGCAGCAATGCAATTTTAGCATCGGCAAAAGAGGGAATCGGCATTGACGAGATTTTAGAGGCGATCGTCCAGCGCGTACCACCTCCACGTAATACGATTAACGATCCCTTACGGGCGTTAATTTTTGATAGCTACTACGATAGTTACCGAGGCGTAATCGTCTATTTTCGCGTCATGGATGGTACGGTGAAAAAAGGCGATCGCGTCCGTTTGATGGCATCGAAAAAAGAATACGAAATTGACGAATTAGGTGTCCTCTCTCCAAATCAAAAGCAAGTCGAAGAACTGCACGCCGGAGAAGTCGGTTATCTCGCCGCCGCCATTAAAGCTGTAGCCGATGCGCGGGTGGGCGATACAATTACCCTAGCAGCAAAACCAGCAACTCAGGCTTTACCAGGTTACACCGAAGCAAAGCCGATGGTATTTTGCGGGATGTTTCCCACTGACTCAGACGAGTTTGAAAATCTGCGCGATGCTCTGGAAAAGCTGAGGCTTAACGATGCAGCCTTGCAATACGAACCGGAAACCTCAAGCGCGATGGGGTTTGGTTTCCGCTGCGGTTTCTTGGGATTGTTACACATGGAAATCGTCCAAGAACGTTTAGAACGCGAATACGATTTAGATTTGGTAATTACAGCTCCATCGGTAGTTTACAAAGTAGTTACCAACAACGGCGAAGAAATTTATGTTGATAACCCCAGCAAGTTACCAGCACCCAACGAACGGGAAAGCATTGCTGAACCCTACGCTCAAGTAGAAATGATTACGCCAGAATCTTTTGTTGGCACGTTGATGGAGTTGTGTCAAAATCGGCGGGGAATCTTCAAAGATATGAAATATCTTACCCAGGGGCGCACGACATTAACTTATGAATTGCCTTTGGCAGAGGTAGTCACAGACTTTTTCGATCAAATGAAGTCGCGATCGCGCGGATATGCCAGCATGGAATATCATCTGATTGGCTACCGCGAAAATCCCTTAGTCCGCCTAGATCTGATGATCAACGGCGATCCGGTAGACTCTTTAGCAATGATCGTCCATCGTGACAAAGCCTATGGTGTCGGACGCGCGATGGCAGAAAAACTCAAAGAATTAATCCCGCGCCATCAATTTAAAGTCCCCATCCAAGCCGCCATTGGCAGCAAAGTTATCGCCAGCGAACACATTCCCGCACTGCGTAAAGACGTACTCGCCAAATGCTACGGTGGTGACATCAGCCGCAAGAAAAAACTCTTGCAAAAGCAAGCTAAAGGTAAAAAGCGAATGAAAGCCGTCGGTACGGTAGACGTACCCCAAGAAGCATTTATGGCTGTACTAAAATTGGATGGTTCGCAGTAGTGAGTGGCTGGTGGCTAGTGGCTAGTGGAACCAGAATTGCTTCCTTGTCCCCCTTGTCCCCCTTGTCCTCGCGACTCTTCCAGCAGGCGATCGCCAAGAAGATCTAAATTAGTATCAGTATCTTGCCATTTTCCCAGAACCATGAATAAAATCGTCGTCGGTCTTTCTGGTGGAGTTGACAGTTCCACCGCCGCCGCCATTCTACATAACCAAGGATATGATGTCGTTGGTCTGACCCTTTGGCTGATGAAAGGCAAAGGACAATGCTGTTCGGAGGGAATGGTAGATGCTGCGTATATCTGCGAACAATTGGGTATTCCACATCACATTGTCGATATGCGGGAAGTTTTTCAAACCCACATCATCGACTACTTAGTCTCTGGATATAGCGACGGTATTACCCCACTACCCTGTTCGCAGTGCAACAAAACGGTAAAATTCAGCCCTATGTTGCAGTATGCTAGGGAAAAATTGGGTGTAGACAAAATTGCGACGGGACACTACGCTCGAATTACTCACGACCCAACATCGGGACGTTATCAATTGCGACGAGCTGTAGATCGTAATAAGGATCAGTCGTACTTTTTATACGATTTGACCCAAGATGTTTTAGCAGGTGTCGTATTTCCATTAGGCGAAAAACTAAAAGCTGAAACGCGCCAAATCGCCTCCGAATACAATTTGAAAACAGCCGACAAGCCAGAAAGCCAAGACTTGTGCTTGATTGAAAGTCACGGTTCTATGCGGGAGTTTTTGGATAGATACATTGCTCCCAAAAAAGGCGAAATTATCGATGCTACTGGTAAGGTACTCGGACAACACGATGGCGTGCATCATTATACGATTGGGCAGCGCAAGGGTTTGGGAATTGCCGCAGCCGAACCCCTGTACGTGATTGGCTTAGATCCGGTAATGAATCGAGTGATTGTGGGCGATCGCACGACTGCTAACCAGATAGAATGTACCGTTGGGCGGGTAAACTGGGTTTCTATCTCCGAACCCAATGCACCGATTCGCGCTCAAGTCCAAGTGCGGTATCGTTCAACTGCGGTAGATGTGACAGTGGTTCCTTTGGCAAATTCTCGCGTCAAGTTGGTATTTGACGAACCCCAATTTAGCATTACCCCCGGACAAGCTGCTGTTTGGTACGACGGTGATGTTGTCCTGGGTGGTGGAATTATTGAAAAGCCAGCACCGAATTGATTTCGTATACACGTAGGGGCGCACATCTGTGCGCCCCTACAAGTTATATATTTCACCCAATGTAGAGACGTTACATGTAACGTCTCTACAACAACGCCTCCACAAGGATTATCGTTTAGCCAGCTTTTTCGATAGCTTCCGCAGCCGAATCGATTTAGGGGTCACTTCTACTAACTCGTCGGGTCCAATGTACTCTAGAGCGCGTTCTAGGCTCATGTCTACGGGTGCTTGCAACTGGACTAGTTCATCACCGCTAGCAGCACGGTGGTTGGTTAGCTGTTTGGTTTTGCAAACATTCAGTTCTAAGTCTTGCGGGCGGTTATGTTCGCCCACAATCATACCTTTGTAGACTTTAGTACCTGGAGTGATAAAGAATACGCCTCTGTCTTCAGCATTCTTCATGGCGTAGAAGGTGGCTACTCCCTCTTCAAAAGAAATCAGTACGCCGTTGCGACGGGCTTCAATTTCCCCAGAAATAGCACGGTATTCGAGGAAGCTGTGGTTCATAATTCCTTCACCACGAGTCATCCGCATAAACTCACCTCGGAAGCCAACTAATCCACGGGCGGGAATGACGAAATCGAGTTGAGTGCGTCCGTTACCCCCAACTTGCATATCTTGCATTTCACCCCGACGCTGTCCCAGGCGTTCGATACAACTACCTACGGCTTCTTCCGGTACGTCTAACACCAGATATTCAAACGGTTCGCAGGGTTGTCCACTGACTTCGCGATAGATTACCTGTGGCTGAGAAACTTGGAATTCGTAACCTTCACGTCGCATGGTTTCAATTAAGATTCCCAAGTGGAGTTCGCCGCGTCCCGAAACTAAGAATTTATCGGGGGAGTCGGTTTCTTCCACGCGCAGAGCGACGTTAGTTTCCAATTCTCGCATCAAGCGATCGCGTACCTGTCTGGAAGTCACAAAATTTCCTTCTTGTCCGGCAAAGGGCGAGTCGTTGACGGAAAATGTCATTTGTAAGGTCGGCTCGTCCACTTTAATCAGTGGTAATGCCTGGGGTTCGTTAGGACAGGTAATCGTTTCGCCAATATTAGCATCGGCAAATCCGGCGATCGCAATAATGTTACCCGCAGATGCTTCTTCTTGGTCGATCCGTTTTAAACCCTCAAAGCCCATCAATTTTGTGACTTTGCCTTTAACAATTTCCCCCGTGTCGCGGATCAAAGCGGCTTGCTGTCCGACGCGGATCGTACCATTATGGATTTTACCAATCGCAATTCGTCCTACATACTCCGAGTAATCTAGAGTCGTGACCTGCAACTGCAATGGCTTTGCCGGATCGCCTACAGGTGGTGGAACGTGACGTAAAATCGCATCAAATAGGGGCTGCATGTCTACCCCTTCTGCTTCTAAATCTTCTTTGGCATAGCCGCTTAAACCAGAAGCAAATAAATAAGGGAAATCGCACTGGTCATCGTCTGCACCCAGTTCCAAAAACAGATCCAAAACTTTATCAACTGCACCGTGAGGATCTGCCTGGGGTCGGTCAATTTTATTAACCACAACAATCGGGCGCAGTCCCTTTTCTAGGGCTTTTTTCAGCACGAAGCGCGTTTGCGGCATCGGTCCTTCGTTGGCATCTACAATCAAGATACAACCGTCAACCATGCCCAAAACTCGTTCGACTTCGCCGCCAAAGTCAGCGTGACCGGGAGTATCGACAATGTTGATCAGCGTTTCTTTGTAGCGCACCGCTGTATTTTTTGACAAGATGGTAATGCCTCGCTCTCGTTCCAAGGCATTTGAGTCCATCACGCAATCAGGTACGTCTTCCCCTTCGCGGAAGATGCCAGATTGTCTCAGGAGGGCATCAACGAGAGTAGTTTTGCCGTGATCGACGTGGGCGATAATGGCGACGTTGCGAATGGGGAGCGTCATAAGGGCGTTCCAGAGTTTTGTATAGGATAATTAAGCTGATACAGTGTTAGCAGCCTTTAGCAGAATTGAGTCAATAATAGCAATTCTGTAAATATGCCTTAATAATTGTAGCTTATGAGGGGAGTCGGGAGTCGGTACGATCGGATTGTCGATCGCGTTTCCTCAAATACAGTGCGTAATGCTGCTACAGAATCCGAGGGAAGGATTTGTTCGATTACCTGCAAGATTTGCTTCCATTGGTCTAACTCAGTCTGGGAAGCTGCTTGCTGCAATTTTTGCTGGTAGAATGCTTCCCAAAATTGGGGGGCTTGTTTTTTGTGCTTGGCAAACCGCTTGCGCCAGCGAAAGAAATCTTTGTTTGTTGGCGGTTCGACTCCGAGGATCGGAGGTAAATCGGCATAGCTGACAAACGTACTCACGCCTTTACCGACAACGTGGATGACGTAGCGCCAGCAGTCGATTTTGTAGATTTGCTCTGGTTGCAAGTTAAGGCAAAGAGCGATCGCTTCTGTGGTAACAAATCGCGCTAAAGGATGAATATACTTTGCTTGCGTGTTTTCTGTTGCTATCATATTAATGAATTCTCACTTTGTAGTGAAAAATCTCTACTCCTGGTAGCGATTTTCTACTTTGTGGGTTGTATTTTGACAAAGCGGTCGTCACAGTTTGCCAGACCAGGGCGATCGCTTTTAATAGATTTAAGTATTATAGAACGCTTCAGCTGACAAGTCAACGGCATGTCAACAAACGGATTAGTCAGGTTAAAAATTAGAGAATTTGCTGCTAAAGAAGGGTGGACGCTAAAAGAAGTTTCCGACCGATCGGGAGTAGCTTACGGTACAGTGAAAACTTATGCTGCTTCTCCTGGAATGGCAATGGCAGATATTAACGCATTGCGGAAGTTAGCGCAGACTTTTGACGTGATCATCGAAGACTTACTAGAAGTCGTAAAAGAATAGGCGATCGTTAATCTTAACTGACTGCAAAATCGAATTACCTATAGTGAATGACTCAACTACCGCAATTACATTGCTCGATATGCAGTACATACATTTGCAGATAGATTTAAAGGATACAATTTGAATCTATCAAAAATACATTGTTATGAATAATACTAAAGAATTTTACGTTATCATTGAACGGGATGAAGATGGATATTATGTAGGAGAAGTTCCTCAGCTTAAAGCCTGTTACAGCCAAAGCGAAACTATTGACGAGCTAATAGCAAATATTAAAGAAGTCAT
This window of the Chroococcidiopsis thermalis PCC 7203 genome carries:
- a CDS encoding microviridin/marinostatin family tricyclic proteinase inhibitor, translated to MNSRNLNSPIPFFAHFLEGQFGAELSEAEMASVSGGNEYATTLAYPSDVDVDGGNKGYEFPSIDVPKMPSMPEFPKFPSISDYYKK
- a CDS encoding glycoside hydrolase, whose translation is MPHPLYVAFVWHQHQPLYKSRDRSSASTSNQYRLPWVRLHGTKDYLDLVLILERYPKLHQTVNLVPSLILQLEDYIAGTAFDPYLTVSLTPTEQLQREQQQFIIANFFDANHHTLIDPHPRYAELYHQRQERGAAWCLDNWQKEDYGDLLAWHNLVWIDPIFWDDPEIAQWLQQGRGFTLSDRQRIYSKQREIISRIVPQHRHMQKTGQLEVTTSPYTHPILPLLADTNSGRVAVPNMDLPNYRFQWAEDIPRHLQKAWELYEDRFGQVPRGLWPSEQSVSPEILPYIIKQGFNWIVSDEAVLGWTLKHFFHRDGAGNVIEPELLYRPYRLQTAAGDLSIVFRDHRLSDLIGFTYGSMPPKRAAADLVGHLESIAHQLKHHQEGDRTSLEQPWLVTIALDGENCWEYYPQDGKPFLENLYQTLSNHPHIKLVTVSEFIDAFPPTATIPGEKLHSGSWVDGSFTTWIGDPAKNRAWDLLAAAREVLAQHPEATEENNPEVWEALYAAEGSDWFWWFGEGHSSNHDAIFDQLFREHLCGIYQALNQPVPPVLLRPVEIHAAPADHRPQSFIHPNIDGMGDEQDWDKAGRLEVGGARGTMHQSSTVQRIWYGVDHLNFYLRLDFKTGAKPGQDLPPELNLLWFYPDRTMHNSPAPLVDLPEQSPMNYMFHHRLEVNLLTQSVHFQEAGEHYQWHPRASRAQVALERCLEVAVPWADLQMPPDYPLRLVLVLADEGRFQQYLPENALIPIEVP
- a CDS encoding NifU family protein, giving the protein MELTTDNVETVLDEMRPYLMSDGGNVELVELDGPIVRLRLQGACGSCPSSTMTLRMGIERRLREMIPEIAEVEQVI
- a CDS encoding DUF3386 domain-containing protein encodes the protein MTEQTSARDLFKTAYENRYTWDENFPGYSADVQLTQGNEVYTGRIRINRDLSVEVTGIEDEKVQESVYTQLRDIVTHRKRSQFEQSHGKNEFSLGKLDDSGAVEILVKGDAMGSNYKVRGTEICQVSRVMGRMAFVIDTHDSLDTGGGYVASRYDAVFRNPQTNEVIKVLKFQDFYEKFGDYYVMTKQTVEDYQQQERIKTEFNFSNIKLLEAVAV
- a CDS encoding GAF domain-containing hybrid sensor histidine kinase/response regulator — encoded protein: MFVESFDLRCVELSLVMSANTDSHQPAFTSSFESFGMNSSGSLSSLGAELAYVQDSSGCYLYFSWQQADSVGLQQERIVGQSLEQTFGPLDPTPYLRRVQRILESLVPERCHCVFRYGQKLFGFELAISPILPATGSATSVLVIGRHLEEIDNEVVADVYSELATTAMGSLGSVSSKKLLSQIARNIRRTLDLNTIWQQTVESLGQALGVSHCIICSYRPEDLHLQVVAEYRQMAVRSMLGQSIDIMHEPGYCQALETLAPVAIEKTENPQFQQSILLLATVDRDKPNGLICLQHCERSLQPQTHSNSMLHPIPRLRQWTTEEIELVRDLADQIGTAIAHATLYKQLEEARQQAEEASRLKSEFLANTSHELRTPLNGMLGFLKLVLEGMADDPEEQEEFIQEAYRSGLHLLNIINDILDIAKIEAGKMDLELGQVRLNELFSDLEDFTRTQAEQKNLSLQIQLPPTADEIIVLGNYQRLLQVMLNLVGNAIKFTHEGGVTISADITRKKTIFQNQVLPGMVKVRVADTGIGVSLDKQDKLFQSFSQVDGSRTRQYGGTGLGLTISQKLVEAMGGTVNFYSMGEGLGSTVTFTVPLYQEPLMVLGLGDGE
- a CDS encoding ribbon-helix-helix domain-containing protein, whose product is MNDNIDTSDANLDKVKLSIHLDSELVDQIQHLTNDPSKVIEVAIRQWLRGETQRDDELTRTIPRTPVPPRGEWND